A single Mesomycoplasma bovoculi M165/69 DNA region contains:
- a CDS encoding ribonuclease HIII, translated as MKNSLKTYEFEHKIDKSKYIVGCDEVGVGEYFTNLTVCCTLFKIEEIEQELIEQIVDSKILNEIKLSRIANQLKEKIIFEVISLDMDKYNDLINQGYNSHEIKAILYLKILKKLAKNHFSNLKISQVFIDGFVSSEKFFAYLQKIYNQFKTKPWNLKKYPIILAKKADEWLKQAGAASIIAKDHLTSKMLRREKKWKTKLPAGSNQIDKIVSYCILEIQKHGEDFLYNNVKYHFSITQKVLDKLNLKNKE; from the coding sequence GTGAAAAATAGTTTGAAAACCTATGAATTTGAACATAAAATTGATAAATCCAAGTATATTGTTGGATGTGATGAAGTTGGTGTTGGTGAATATTTTACTAATTTAACAGTTTGTTGTACTTTGTTTAAAATTGAAGAAATAGAACAAGAACTCATTGAGCAAATAGTTGATTCTAAAATCTTGAATGAAATTAAATTGAGTAGAATTGCTAATCAATTAAAGGAAAAAATTATATTTGAAGTTATTAGTTTGGATATGGATAAATATAATGATTTAATTAATCAAGGTTATAATTCTCATGAAATTAAAGCTATACTATATTTGAAAATTTTAAAAAAACTTGCTAAAAATCATTTTTCAAATTTAAAAATTAGTCAAGTTTTTATAGATGGTTTTGTTTCATCGGAGAAATTTTTTGCCTACCTGCAAAAAATTTACAATCAATTTAAAACCAAACCTTGAAATCTTAAAAAATATCCAATTATTTTAGCCAAAAAAGCAGATGAGTGACTAAAACAAGCAGGAGCAGCTTCAATTATTGCAAAAGATCATTTGACTTCTAAAATGCTTCGACGCGAAAAAAAATGAAAAACTAAATTACCTGCTGGTTCAAATCAAATTGATAAAATAGTAAGCTATTGTATTTTGGAAATTCAAAAACATGGTGAAGATTTTTTGTATAACAATGTAAAATATCACTTTAGTATCACTCAAAAAGTTTTGGATAAATTAAATTTGAAAAATAAGGAGTAA
- the trpS gene encoding tryptophan--tRNA ligase — protein MEDRLVSGITATGRLTLGNFLGAIKPFLKIQNQHESFIFVADLHALTIDINPKELSENRKSIFAMYLACGVNPEKTNIFFQSQIHAHTELYWLLQSRTTIGELSRMTQFKDKSKVQQENKTEKVPTGLLTYPVLMAADILLYNPKYVPVGADQLQHLELARNIATRFNNIYGTNFNLPQAITAKETAKIMSLTEPTKKMSKSTTNLNSAIFLLDDPEIAYQKIQKAITDSENKIYFAEDKPGVSNLLNIFIGLSDSTKEEALEFFKDKNYKFLKEKVGELVKEFLINLQQKYYKNIENIEKIAQESAIKVNKIANENLNKIKTLMGL, from the coding sequence ATGGAAGATAGATTAGTTAGTGGAATTACAGCAACTGGAAGATTGACTCTTGGAAATTTTTTAGGTGCTATTAAACCTTTTTTAAAAATTCAAAATCAACACGAATCATTTATTTTTGTTGCAGATTTACATGCCTTAACAATTGATATAAATCCTAAAGAACTAAGTGAAAATAGGAAAAGTATTTTTGCAATGTATTTAGCTTGTGGCGTAAATCCTGAAAAAACAAACATTTTTTTTCAATCTCAAATTCATGCCCATACTGAACTTTACTGATTACTACAATCAAGAACCACAATAGGTGAATTATCAAGAATGACGCAATTTAAAGATAAAAGTAAAGTTCAGCAAGAAAATAAAACAGAAAAAGTTCCAACTGGTTTATTAACATATCCTGTTTTAATGGCTGCAGATATTTTGCTTTATAATCCAAAATATGTACCTGTGGGCGCAGATCAATTGCAACACCTAGAACTAGCAAGAAATATTGCTACTCGTTTTAACAACATATATGGAACAAATTTCAATTTACCACAAGCAATCACTGCAAAAGAAACGGCTAAAATTATGTCTTTGACAGAGCCTACAAAAAAAATGTCAAAGTCTACAACTAATTTAAATTCTGCTATTTTCTTGCTTGACGACCCTGAAATTGCTTATCAAAAAATACAAAAAGCAATAACGGATTCAGAAAATAAAATTTATTTTGCTGAAGATAAACCAGGCGTTTCTAATTTACTAAATATTTTTATAGGACTTTCTGATTCAACTAAGGAAGAAGCATTAGAGTTTTTTAAAGACAAAAATTACAAATTTTTAAAAGAAAAAGTTGGTGAATTGGTTAAAGAATTTTTAATTAATTTGCAACAAAAATACTATAAAAATATAGAGAATATAGAAAAAATAGCACAAGAAAGTGCTATTAAAGTTAATAAAATTGCAAATGAAAATTTAAATAAAATTAAAACCTTAATGGGACTCTAA
- a CDS encoding YneF family protein: MIKLLQSESQTVDNIAATAGGVSLGGWIGITIAVAIIMFIVGGIIALVVSKKMFEKQIKENPPINENMIRAMYMQMGRKPSEAQVRAVMRSVKNAK, translated from the coding sequence ATGATTAAATTATTACAAAGCGAAAGTCAAACAGTTGATAATATAGCAGCAACAGCTGGGGGTGTATCTTTAGGTGGTTGAATCGGAATCACTATTGCTGTTGCAATTATTATGTTTATTGTTGGAGGAATCATTGCTTTAGTGGTTTCTAAAAAGATGTTTGAAAAACAAATTAAGGAAAACCCTCCAATCAATGAAAACATGATTAGAGCAATGTATATGCAAATGGGAAGAAAACCATCTGAAGCACAAGTTCGGGCTGTAATGCGTTCAGTGAAAAATGCAAAATAG
- the gpmI gene encoding 2,3-bisphosphoglycerate-independent phosphoglycerate mutase produces MNTKQRKTVVLTIIDGLGIRADKQGNGFALAKTPNFDNLFANYPNSLIQASGEFVGLPAGQMGNSEVGHLTIGAGFVVYTGISIINNALETKSFFKNEKFIKAFENSIKTNTPLQIIGLLSPGGVHSHEEHLFALIDFASQYGVEKLNVHVLGDGRDVAPSSILSSIEKLEAKLSQKPGYKIASIAGRFYSMDRDKMFDRVELGYKAICGESAKTFVNVKDYINEQYSNQITDEFFMPAINSEILNSDFLTDNNSVIFFNFRPDRARQLSHLILGTNLYDFQPKKAIKTNVFVSMMKYEGIDCDIAFEEMKVNYPLGRVISEAGLSQLRLAETQKYAHVTFFMDGGVELELDKAKRILVDSLKVESYADAPQMSAVEITNTLIEQGGQYDLVIMNFANPDMVGHTGNLQSTIKACEVLDAQIGRIVKWVEDNGYTLFITADHGNAELTEDENNKPSTKHTSFPVMLITTDKNLKLENGSLAQIAPTILDYLGLDKHPDMNQNSLIIKK; encoded by the coding sequence ATGAACACAAAACAAAGAAAAACTGTTGTTTTAACAATTATAGATGGCCTTGGAATTAGAGCAGACAAACAAGGAAATGGTTTTGCTTTAGCCAAAACACCTAATTTTGATAATTTGTTTGCAAATTATCCAAATTCACTTATTCAAGCATCAGGTGAATTTGTTGGTTTGCCAGCAGGTCAAATGGGTAATAGTGAAGTAGGGCACTTAACAATTGGAGCAGGTTTTGTTGTTTATACTGGAATTTCCATTATCAATAATGCCCTTGAAACAAAATCATTTTTTAAAAATGAAAAATTTATTAAAGCTTTTGAAAATTCTATAAAAACCAACACACCCTTGCAAATTATAGGTCTTTTATCGCCAGGTGGTGTGCACTCACATGAGGAACATCTTTTTGCTTTAATTGACTTTGCATCTCAATATGGAGTGGAAAAATTGAATGTTCATGTTTTAGGTGATGGTCGTGATGTTGCTCCAAGTTCAATTTTGTCTTCTATAGAAAAATTAGAAGCAAAATTATCACAAAAACCAGGTTATAAAATTGCAAGTATTGCGGGTCGCTTTTATTCAATGGATCGGGATAAAATGTTTGATCGTGTTGAACTTGGTTATAAAGCTATTTGTGGAGAAAGTGCTAAAACTTTTGTGAATGTAAAAGATTATATAAATGAACAATATTCTAATCAAATTACAGATGAATTTTTTATGCCAGCAATTAATTCTGAAATACTAAATTCTGATTTTTTGACTGACAATAATTCAGTGATTTTTTTCAATTTTAGACCTGACCGAGCAAGACAGTTGTCACATTTAATTTTAGGGACCAATTTATATGATTTTCAACCTAAAAAAGCTATAAAAACCAATGTTTTTGTATCAATGATGAAGTACGAAGGAATTGATTGTGATATTGCCTTTGAAGAGATGAAAGTTAATTATCCTTTGGGAAGAGTTATTTCAGAAGCAGGTTTATCTCAACTCAGATTAGCTGAAACTCAAAAATATGCTCATGTTACATTTTTTATGGATGGTGGAGTTGAATTAGAACTTGATAAAGCAAAGAGAATCTTAGTGGATTCACTTAAAGTTGAATCATATGCTGACGCACCACAAATGTCAGCTGTAGAAATTACAAACACCTTGATTGAACAAGGCGGCCAATATGATTTGGTAATTATGAACTTTGCAAATCCTGATATGGTCGGTCATACTGGTAATTTACAATCAACTATTAAAGCTTGTGAAGTTTTAGATGCTCAAATTGGAAGAATTGTTAAATGAGTTGAAGACAATGGCTATACTCTATTTATTACAGCAGATCATGGGAATGCAGAACTTACAGAGGATGAAAACAACAAACCATCTACAAAACACACTTCATTTCCTGTGATGTTAATTACCACAGATAAAAATTTGAAATTAGAAAATGGTAGTTTAGCACAGATAGCACCAACAATTTTAGATTATTTAGGACTTGACAAACATCCTGATATGAATCAAAATTCACTTATTATTAAAAAATAA
- a CDS encoding DEAD/DEAH box helicase: protein MNIINNENTDNDTIKKKKQFERLLTNLIDIRKSDSAIYTKVDDKFYFDLSLLLSASNLDKVVNELTTIVPLQNYNIDEVIKFLSNASNYEEVEDFVKEERLDWTSGLLNKFSTDFETTKQGQIELLTKKKQTSLASWKSFIKKADDINKNKNIWPIHIGFAYLSLIVQDKKIFAPLFVKEANVIIGPTGPTLITEGSIKLNHKIIAFLKKMGLDFSLDFNFNELSIARLIDNFKKIVSEHFKIPSSLTHKIPTDLVFDSNIQFQPGLVLGLFNVSGNYQHKILEQMIDNNEIQNLLEVEINKNICKNKVENIIFSDNFDGFFKIQPTNFIQDYAHISSLLQNTIIWGPPGTGKSQVIANIITNIIINKQRAIVSSQKQAALTVLRNRLKKMSLFCLFVVNDKSENYKNFYAPIQEYIQWIEEFSDKQDIESITLFSQYDKEYIRIVNKIFSNSNLIDSKLEAYKTIKQSNSIFSLNIAEIIFQLNKKISINPSESPKKAKKLRIKILEQIFKRKLKWYEKISENFKKTLEKDIYLILSKLQNYNGNLSDIFEKIENLEVSDLSDVNDFLTLSFPKINQVNDDEKLFIYHCSKIVKIVSKINSDPNLRQLYKDFRMSVKQNNKILPQQFLLKHFQIINVLFPILITTPDTELTMFEKEEFNYLIIDEASQMFLEEAFPLMHLAKIKIFAGDQKQMQPVRWFTSKSSEQYEDDAFGNIDSLLEYVNSIGVFNVLLDKNYRSKNAALMTFNSKHFYESDLKVADHFKQAIDKSIEVINVGGEWNNQVNTKEAELVVRLAQENIDKYKKIILLSFNAAQQNVIEKIIFDSYPDLEKFMSQGSLIVNNLENIQGEEADLLIMSVVYDSTTSLTSTYIARKGGKHALNVATSRAKEKMIICKSILGDEIINNSNSKDLEMFKQWIQFLDLSPQQQLSYADKDDDKWKYKIKNNRFIDFQNNLFKKLSELPMNLTIQKDYKIGNLTIDVVVMDTNNQIIIGFCLADFEQTTEMNYAIFKDTVNFIKAKNYPIEVIDYINWKINQNLILQKIYQKIKEHSEK, encoded by the coding sequence ATGAACATAATTAATAATGAAAACACTGATAACGACACAATAAAGAAGAAAAAACAGTTTGAACGATTATTAACAAATCTCATTGATATTCGAAAATCTGATTCTGCAATTTATACTAAAGTAGATGATAAATTTTACTTTGATTTATCTTTGTTATTAAGTGCTTCAAATTTAGATAAGGTTGTAAATGAATTGACTACTATTGTTCCTTTACAAAATTATAATATCGATGAAGTTATAAAATTTTTATCAAATGCTTCCAATTATGAAGAAGTAGAAGATTTTGTTAAAGAAGAGAGGTTAGATTGAACATCTGGCTTACTAAATAAATTTTCAACAGATTTTGAAACTACTAAACAAGGACAAATTGAGTTATTAACCAAAAAAAAACAAACAAGTCTTGCAAGTTGAAAAAGTTTTATCAAAAAAGCCGATGATATTAACAAAAATAAAAATATTTGACCAATTCATATAGGTTTTGCATACTTATCACTAATTGTACAAGATAAAAAGATTTTTGCTCCTCTTTTTGTCAAGGAGGCAAATGTGATAATTGGACCAACAGGTCCAACACTTATCACAGAAGGTTCAATTAAATTGAATCATAAAATTATTGCTTTTTTAAAGAAAATGGGTTTAGATTTTTCTTTAGATTTTAATTTTAATGAATTATCAATTGCTCGTTTAATTGATAATTTTAAAAAAATAGTAAGTGAACATTTTAAAATACCATCTTCATTAACACACAAAATACCAACAGATTTAGTTTTTGATAGTAATATCCAATTTCAACCAGGGCTTGTTTTAGGTCTTTTTAATGTTAGTGGAAACTATCAACACAAAATTTTAGAACAAATGATTGATAACAATGAAATTCAGAATTTACTTGAAGTGGAAATAAACAAAAATATTTGTAAAAACAAAGTTGAAAACATTATATTTTCAGATAATTTTGATGGTTTTTTTAAAATTCAACCCACCAATTTTATTCAAGATTACGCACATATCTCTTCATTATTACAAAACACTATCATTTGAGGTCCACCAGGTACTGGAAAATCTCAAGTTATTGCAAACATTATCACAAACATCATTATAAACAAACAAAGAGCCATAGTGAGTTCTCAAAAACAAGCCGCCTTAACTGTTTTGAGAAATCGATTGAAAAAAATGTCTTTATTTTGCTTGTTTGTGGTTAATGATAAAAGTGAAAATTACAAAAACTTTTATGCACCTATACAAGAATACATACAATGAATTGAAGAGTTTAGTGATAAGCAAGATATTGAATCTATCACTTTATTTTCACAATATGATAAAGAATATATAAGAATTGTTAATAAAATTTTTTCAAACAGTAATTTAATAGACTCAAAACTCGAAGCTTACAAGACAATTAAGCAATCTAATTCAATATTTAGTTTAAATATTGCAGAAATTATTTTTCAATTAAACAAAAAAATTAGTATTAACCCAAGTGAATCGCCAAAAAAAGCTAAAAAACTTCGGATAAAAATTTTAGAACAAATATTTAAACGAAAATTAAAGTGATATGAAAAAATATCAGAAAATTTTAAAAAAACACTTGAAAAAGATATTTATTTAATTTTAAGTAAATTACAGAATTACAATGGAAATTTGAGTGATATTTTTGAAAAAATTGAAAATTTAGAAGTTTCAGATTTATCTGATGTTAATGATTTTTTAACTTTAAGTTTCCCCAAAATTAATCAAGTAAATGATGATGAAAAATTATTTATATATCATTGCAGCAAAATTGTGAAAATTGTTAGCAAAATTAACTCAGATCCAAACTTAAGACAACTATACAAAGATTTTAGAATGAGTGTAAAACAAAATAATAAAATTTTACCTCAACAATTTTTACTAAAACATTTTCAAATTATTAATGTTTTATTTCCTATTTTAATAACAACACCAGATACTGAATTAACTATGTTTGAAAAAGAGGAATTTAATTATTTAATTATTGATGAAGCATCACAAATGTTTTTAGAAGAAGCTTTTCCATTAATGCATTTAGCAAAAATAAAAATATTTGCAGGTGATCAAAAACAAATGCAACCAGTTCGTTGATTCACTAGTAAGTCTTCTGAACAATATGAAGATGATGCTTTTGGCAATATTGACTCACTTTTAGAGTATGTTAATTCTATAGGTGTCTTCAATGTTTTGCTTGATAAAAACTATCGTTCTAAAAACGCTGCTTTGATGACATTTAATTCTAAGCACTTTTATGAATCGGATTTAAAAGTAGCAGATCACTTTAAACAAGCTATTGATAAAAGTATTGAAGTGATTAATGTTGGGGGCGAGTGAAACAATCAAGTAAACACAAAAGAAGCAGAACTAGTTGTAAGGTTGGCGCAAGAAAATATAGACAAATACAAAAAAATTATTTTATTATCTTTTAATGCTGCTCAGCAAAATGTTATTGAAAAAATAATTTTTGACTCATATCCAGATTTGGAAAAATTTATGTCTCAAGGTTCACTTATTGTTAATAATCTTGAAAATATACAAGGAGAGGAAGCAGATCTGTTAATTATGTCTGTTGTTTATGATTCCACAACATCTTTAACCTCAACTTACATAGCAAGAAAAGGTGGAAAACATGCTTTAAATGTTGCTACTTCAAGGGCTAAAGAAAAAATGATTATTTGCAAATCTATTTTAGGAGATGAAATTATAAATAATTCAAATTCCAAAGACCTAGAAATGTTCAAGCAATGAATACAATTTTTAGATTTGTCACCACAACAACAATTAAGTTATGCGGATAAAGATGATGATAAATGAAAGTATAAAATTAAAAACAATCGTTTTATAGACTTTCAGAATAATTTGTTTAAAAAATTGTCTGAATTACCTATGAATTTAACAATTCAAAAGGATTATAAAATAGGTAACTTAACAATTGATGTTGTTGTTATGGATACTAATAATCAAATTATTATTGGTTTTTGTTTGGCGGACTTTGAACAAACAACAGAAATGAATTATGCTATTTTTAAAGACACTGTCAATTTTATCAAGGCAAAAAACTATCCTATTGAAGTTATTGATTATATTAATTGGAAAATTAATCAAAATTTAATTCTTCAAAAAATTTATCAAAAAATTAAGGAACATAGTGAAAAATAG
- the thrS gene encoding threonine--tRNA ligase has product MKLNKELNIYASHFLSYVILKNYPESKLGMCDVTDEGFYCDFEFSQPLSNTDLPKILKLLFKLAKSDLVIKQTSNESLNFSNQKYRQELLNDAKENTEKINFFGIFDRNEQVLFQDFSTFEITNFETKNIKHLELLNVGGVYWKSDSKNQQLTRIYGTCWDSKEDLEQFLTILKDRKERDHRKIGKDLGIFTFSKYFGLGFPVWLENGMKIHNKIKKKILFLDRKYGFKEVSTPHFGQDYLYKISGHLEHYKDDMFNPIQMENDSLYPRPMTCPHHIILFDQLNVSYRQLPLRISEQSRLYRYEKSGALTGLERVRSMELTEGHIFISKSQIYSEFSHLFKMIFEGLKLFDIEIDYISFSKRDPKNKEKFFDNEEMWTNAESSLKQILDDNKIKYVEKIGEAAFYGPKIDFQIKTVMQKEITVSTLQLDFLLPSKFNISFTNELNQKETPILIHRGLIGTYERFISVLLEQTKGVLPFWLSPNQICVIPVTNEHTKYAKTVYQNLFDLGFEVEFDDRNERISKKIRDAQIQKVKYQIIIGDEEIAKNGITYRRYGQEQSFFTNLEDFIKQVDKERV; this is encoded by the coding sequence ATGAAATTAAATAAAGAATTAAATATATATGCATCACACTTTTTATCTTATGTAATTTTAAAAAATTATCCAGAATCTAAATTAGGAATGTGTGATGTAACCGATGAAGGATTTTATTGTGATTTTGAATTTTCACAACCTTTGTCAAATACAGATTTACCTAAAATCTTAAAACTATTATTTAAATTAGCTAAAAGTGATTTAGTAATTAAACAAACTAGCAATGAATCACTAAACTTTTCAAATCAAAAGTATAGACAAGAATTATTAAATGATGCAAAAGAAAATACAGAAAAAATTAATTTTTTTGGTATTTTCGATCGTAATGAACAAGTATTATTTCAAGACTTTTCAACTTTTGAAATCACTAATTTTGAAACCAAAAACATTAAACACCTAGAATTATTAAATGTTGGTGGGGTTTATTGAAAATCTGATAGTAAAAACCAACAACTTACAAGAATTTATGGAACTTGTTGGGATTCCAAGGAAGATCTAGAACAATTTTTAACTATTTTAAAAGATAGAAAAGAACGAGACCATAGAAAAATTGGAAAAGACTTAGGAATTTTTACATTTAGTAAATATTTTGGTTTAGGTTTTCCTGTTTGACTGGAAAATGGAATGAAAATCCATAACAAAATCAAGAAAAAAATTTTATTTTTAGATAGAAAATATGGATTTAAAGAAGTTTCAACTCCTCACTTTGGTCAGGATTATTTATACAAAATTTCAGGACACCTAGAACATTATAAGGATGATATGTTCAATCCGATTCAAATGGAAAATGATAGTTTGTATCCAAGACCAATGACTTGTCCTCACCACATTATTTTATTTGATCAATTAAATGTTAGTTATAGACAATTACCATTACGAATTTCAGAACAATCTAGATTATATAGATATGAAAAATCAGGAGCTTTAACAGGTTTAGAACGTGTTCGTTCTATGGAATTAACAGAGGGTCATATTTTCATTTCTAAAAGTCAAATTTATTCTGAATTTAGTCATCTTTTTAAAATGATTTTTGAAGGTTTAAAGTTATTTGATATTGAAATAGATTACATTTCTTTTTCAAAAAGAGATCCAAAAAACAAGGAAAAATTTTTTGACAACGAAGAAATGTGAACTAATGCTGAATCTAGTTTGAAACAAATTTTAGATGATAACAAAATTAAATATGTAGAAAAAATTGGTGAAGCTGCCTTTTATGGGCCTAAAATTGACTTTCAAATTAAGACAGTTATGCAAAAAGAGATCACAGTTTCAACTCTTCAATTAGACTTTTTGTTACCCTCCAAATTTAACATTAGTTTTACTAATGAATTAAACCAAAAAGAAACACCTATTTTAATTCACAGAGGTTTAATTGGAACATATGAACGCTTTATTTCTGTTCTTTTAGAACAAACTAAAGGTGTTTTACCTTTTTGATTATCACCTAATCAAATATGTGTAATTCCTGTCACAAATGAACACACAAAATATGCTAAAACTGTTTATCAAAATCTTTTTGATTTAGGTTTTGAAGTTGAATTTGATGATAGAAATGAAAGAATTTCTAAAAAAATTAGAGATGCTCAAATCCAAAAAGTAAAATACCAAATTATTATTGGAGATGAAGAAATAGCTAAAAACGGAATCACCTATCGTCGATATGGGCAAGAACAATCTTTCTTTACAAATTTAGAAGATTTTATTAAACAAGTAGACAAAGAACGTGTATAA
- a CDS encoding PTS glucose transporter subunit IIB, producing MKKFSYFIYKFIQFLTFGKFGKILSKKHNKPNNSINYSEDIKFEINKLVSLLLGATNIQKAEFTFSRVTIFLNTLENVNIDELKNLPGVSGVVVGTNNISLIVGSTSKFIANSLNNLK from the coding sequence ATGAAAAAATTTTCTTATTTTATCTATAAATTTATTCAATTTTTAACTTTTGGCAAATTTGGAAAAATATTATCAAAAAAGCACAATAAACCAAACAATTCTATTAATTATTCAGAAGACATTAAATTTGAAATTAACAAGTTAGTGAGTTTGCTGTTAGGCGCTACAAATATACAAAAAGCTGAATTTACTTTTTCCAGAGTTACTATATTTTTAAACACATTAGAAAATGTAAATATTGATGAACTAAAAAATTTACCTGGTGTTTCTGGAGTTGTGGTTGGAACCAATAATATTAGTTTAATTGTGGGTTCAACATCTAAATTTATTGCTAACTCCCTAAACAATTTAAAATAA
- a CDS encoding HPr family phosphocarrier protein → MVSFEAKVIDALGFHARPASKVAKICTEFKSEIKIFNGEKSGNAKSIMNIMALGIKEGVIFRVEANGEDEEQALKAIKDLMTEEKLISL, encoded by the coding sequence ATGGTATCATTCGAAGCTAAAGTAATTGATGCACTAGGTTTTCATGCGCGCCCTGCATCTAAAGTTGCAAAAATATGCACTGAATTTAAATCTGAAATTAAAATTTTTAATGGAGAAAAATCTGGAAATGCCAAATCTATTATGAATATTATGGCACTAGGTATTAAAGAAGGTGTGATTTTTCGTGTAGAAGCCAATGGCGAAGATGAAGAACAAGCTCTTAAAGCAATCAAAGATTTAATGACAGAAGAAAAACTTATTTCGTTATAA
- a CDS encoding ZIP family transporter — translation MVATVGLLRESFEGAEAFAIKQTNMNHLVPLGLIIGGGSIVGLAVVFVFRYVFVRFFGGEVHNNHQGHDHSDHIINFSDVDNPKKAWLAIILLLSHRSIDGFVLGSLVAKVTAGDKVNWFLIGTFVAHMLIEILIVHYRQVQYGQTIFKSIIYNILTTLILVPIIVIGAFANKFFQQQGWILPLFNASGGAILSFVVVVELVPEFIHLRNQSSKSWHITLILFALGIVSALILLTMHQH, via the coding sequence ATGGTTGCCACTGTTGGGCTTTTGCGCGAATCTTTTGAAGGTGCAGAAGCATTTGCTATAAAACAAACTAATATGAATCATTTAGTTCCACTCGGTTTAATTATTGGTGGTGGTTCAATTGTTGGGCTTGCTGTTGTTTTTGTATTTCGATATGTTTTTGTGCGCTTTTTTGGTGGTGAAGTTCACAACAACCATCAAGGTCATGATCATAGTGATCACATCATAAACTTTTCAGATGTTGATAACCCAAAAAAAGCTTGATTAGCTATAATTTTATTGCTTTCTCATCGAAGTATTGATGGTTTTGTTTTAGGTTCCTTAGTTGCCAAAGTTACTGCTGGTGACAAGGTGAATTGATTTTTAATAGGTACTTTTGTTGCTCATATGTTGATTGAAATTTTGATTGTTCACTATCGTCAAGTTCAGTATGGGCAAACTATTTTTAAATCCATTATTTATAACATTTTAACTACACTAATTCTTGTTCCAATTATTGTTATTGGTGCATTTGCAAATAAATTTTTCCAACAACAAGGTTGAATTTTGCCATTATTTAATGCAAGTGGTGGAGCTATTTTATCTTTTGTTGTTGTTGTAGAATTAGTTCCTGAATTTATACATTTGCGAAACCAATCATCTAAATCTTGACATATCACCTTGATTTTATTTGCATTGGGGATTGTTAGTGCATTAATTCTTTTAACTATGCATCAACATTAA
- a CDS encoding MAG3450 family membrane protein, with the protein MYKKITKIPDFVFAILTFFIPIALLFIFFSPDFYKREIIKFGYLFLIAILCFILSLSISILWIKLKIVSFNFVFYYPVIDFSFVLILLTYNLSGNPGLLALRIILVLASIFLIIPSLIFKEKIKALMIQKSLRPKK; encoded by the coding sequence GTGTATAAAAAAATAACAAAAATTCCTGATTTTGTTTTTGCTATTTTAACTTTTTTTATACCTATTGCATTATTGTTTATTTTTTTCTCGCCAGATTTTTACAAAAGAGAAATAATAAAATTTGGTTACCTATTTTTAATTGCTATTTTGTGCTTTATTCTTTCTTTATCTATATCTATTTTATGAATAAAGTTAAAAATTGTGAGTTTTAATTTTGTTTTTTATTACCCTGTTATTGATTTTAGTTTTGTATTGATTTTACTCACATATAATTTATCAGGAAATCCTGGCTTATTAGCATTAAGAATTATTTTAGTACTTGCAAGTATATTTTTAATTATTCCTTCTTTGATTTTTAAAGAAAAAATAAAAGCCTTAATGATTCAAAAATCATTAAGGCCCAAAAAATAA